One genomic region from Delphinus delphis chromosome 14, mDelDel1.2, whole genome shotgun sequence encodes:
- the LOC132437396 gene encoding NADH dehydrogenase [ubiquinone] 1 subunit C2-like — MMNGRPGRVPLQFLPNEARSLPPPKLTDPRLFYVGFLGYCSDLIDSAIRRRPVVSAGLHRQLLYVTSFIFVGYYLLKRQDCMCALRDHDMFAYVKSHPEDFPEKDKKTYGKILEEFHPVP, encoded by the coding sequence ATGATGAACGGCCGGCCGGGCCGAGTGCCCTTACAGTTCCTGCCGAATGAGGCACGGAGCCTGCCGCCGCCCAAGCTAACCGACCCGCGGCTCTTCTACGTCGGCTTCTTGGGTTACTGCTCCGACCTGATTGATAGCGCGATCCGGCGGCGGCCGGTGGTGTCGGCCGGTTTGCATCGCCAGCTTCTATATGttacttcctttatttttgtcggatattatcttttaaaacgTCAAGACTGTATGTGTGCTCTGAGGGACCATGATATGTTTGCATATGTAAAGTCACATCCAGAGGATTTTCctgaaaaagataagaaaacttaCGGTAAAATTCTTGAAGAATTCCATCCAGTGCCTTGA